tatttaattaatgtaagttatgtaagttatataatttatgtaagcaatttagaaaaaattatgtaagttatgtactaagttatgtattatgtaaatattttaagtaatgtatgttatgtaagtaagttgttatgtaagttttgcattatgtaagttatgtaagttatcaaagtaatgtatgttatgtaagttgttaTGAGTTTTgcattatgtaagttatgtaagttatcaaattaatgtatgttatgtaagttgttatgtaagttttgcattatgtaagttatgtcagttatgtaagttatgtaagttaaatgtattatgaatgttatgtaagttgtgtaagttatgtaagttatgtaagttaaatgtattatgtaagtttatataaaaaaatataagttatgtatcatgtaagtttatataaattttttataagttatgtattatgtaagttaaaagtaatgtattatgtaagtttacatataagtaaacttacttaaattttagtaagtaatgtatttaagtaacatacttaaattttacatataagtaaacttacttaaattttagtaagtaatgtatttaagtaacatacttaaattttacatataagtaaacttgcttaaattttagtaagtaatgtatttaagtaacatACTTAAAAGTTACATATAAgtaaacttacttaaattttagtaagtaatgtattccataacatacttaaattttacatataagtaaacttacttaaattttagtaagtaatgtatttaagtaacatatttaagtaataaatttaatatatatattagtaataagttaaattaaattgtaaaaatatattaaaaatataataaatttgaattttaactttaatttatgtatgttatgtgaaatttaacttcaaaacaaataaaaataactttgaattaacttatgtatgttatgttagttttaactaaatttttgcaagttatctaaaattaaacttaaaaataaattaaaagtttgaaattttttccatgattcaaattaaataaaagaaaacaaaacaaactaaTTTTCCGTGATTAAAATAGCAACTAAAGGAACAAccaaaattttggaggaaaacatataaatatttgcaaaCTATATACAAGCTTTAAAccaaatgtttatattatttagacaTAAATaaccttcatttttgaaataatttagttGCGATATGGAATAATATGTATACAACAAATAAGCATATTTTATATCAATGAAACTTAAATGTGAAAAGAAAGtggattaatttgttatttaatgtAACGATATAGTTaagaaatttcaataattttaaaataaaaaatttaatccaattcccagtacaatttattaaattgcttctattttgctcaaCATATATAGCAATCGTTGATGGATGATAATAGAAAAGATAAGTCGAAAAGTACATGGCAaatgtaaaataagtaaaatgaaacATAAGTAAAATGAAACATAAGCTAAAGCACATCCAAAACcaattacatatatacaaaacCAGAGCcccaaaagaaacatttttccctaatcATCATGATAAAACTATTACTGATTTAAgttatgaactaaaacataccttaatattTCACTCAACTTTGTCTACTTCACTCTCACCAGCAAAGAGAGATTGTagtgagaaatatttattttgttaactgATTTGGGAGAATGCATACAAAGAAGGGAAAAACtgtcaaattttaacatgtacCTGCCCAAACAATAGTTCGGCCAAAACACAGGCAGCAAACCAGATGTCAATGGTCAGATATGTATTAAGTTGCACCAAATATTAATTCTGCCTACAATAGATGAACCATGATTAGTTAGCagcaaatattttttcattttagctatcaaatatgtaaaagtttatcGATATCACAACCAAATATTACTTGGAAACATTAAATGGCAGCTTAAAACtttaccaattttaaaaaaaatcaaatacttTAGAAAATATTGGGTTTCATCCACTGCACTATTTCACGTTTGCCAATTAAACTATCATATTATATACGCTACATGATGAATTGCTACTTTAACAATCCTCCTGTATGTATCATATAATCTAGAGCATTCTTACATTTTCGTATTTTACCATTCCTATCGCTAGAGATATTGctttataactaaaattaattattgcaAACATTcttacattttcatattttaccatctacaaatttaaaaaaattattacaaaaacatatctaaatttgtattataatatttaggtagatgataaattgaaattgagcaGAATGGTTATTGGATTagatattgatatttattaataaaatttaatatttaaataaacttgttattaaattaattagttccaaaattaaaattatatattaaaaaatggaatttaattgtttagattattattgttattacttGAAATACATTATATAGTACTATAAAACAATGTTTAAAAACTATTTTgcaaagttaaattaaaaaatataaaaaatatattaaaaaattattttgcaatttaacatGCCAGATGTAAACTGAACCAAACAATGGATTGGCAATCACCATTTTCATGTCTACTGTATAAACAATGGATTGGCTTCAACTCAACCAAACaagtattaaaacaaaaattgaagaataCCCATTAGGTACCTTtggatgaaaatttaataaaaacaaaatatagatagaaaTCACTGACAGTCACCGGACCAAATAAGTGGATTCAAAACAGTAGCTTTATACCTTGGAAAGGGTATCGACCAAAACTGAAGATGGAGTCCGAAAAGTGTAATTTTAGCGTCTTCTCCTCGGTTTCAGCCTTGGAGCTTCTGGGAAAGTTGAAGCTTCAAATCGTCGGTAGCTGAAAGAAAGAAGCCGCTTTAGCCTTCACTGGAAGCGAGACGAgaggaaagggaaaaataaaaaaaaacagttaCTTGCTTAAAAGGACGAACTTACCGATGGTTGCGGCACCAGAGACGGACAGAGAAAGTGATGCAGCACAGGAGACGGTAGAGTAGCAGGTGGTCGGGTTTGGGGAGCTGTTAGGGATTAGgggaaattttagggatttggggggaaaataaattttgggggaaatcTGATGGAGGCTTTGGGGGATAACAGATGAAAAATATCGGGTTCCAATTTTGGTCAGAATGATGGAaaaaaacgacgccgttttcatctaaaaaattaaccatttgcGGTGTTTATAAATAAGCACCACTAACTATAAGTCGAAACGCAGTCGTTTCATCAACAAATAGCGCACACCTGTGGCGTTTTtgaataaacgccactaataataCAGCAAAACGGCCTCGTATAGATAAATGTTAAaacatttttgcggcgttttagttCAAGCGCCACTAACTATAAATCAAAACGCAGTCGCTTCAGCAACACTTACCTCAAACCCGTggcgttttaaaaaaatcgccactaataacatttaaaaaacgGCAGTGTTTCTATAAATGTTAGAACAATGTTGCGGCGTTTTAAGTGAAGCGCCACTAAATATAAGATCAAACGAAGTCAAACGACATTTAACTCAAGCTTGTGGCATTTccaaaaaaacgccactaataccaTTGGCAAAACGACAACATTTCGATAAACATAAATacaattttgcggcgttttatgtAAAGCGCCAGTAATAGCAACGTAAAACGGCGTAGTTTTATTAACTCCGAATAAaactttgcggcgtttttcaaaagcgccactaaaggcgAAGAACAGAACGGCGCCGTTTCCCTTCCCAGTTACAGGATAACTTCCCACTTTACATGATACAATTTGcaaaaaataccaaaagtaTAGTCATTTTGCAGTGTTttccaaaaaacgccactaaaataaaacatataaaacgtAACGTTTTGCAGTATCAGGCACAAACTTTGCGGCGCGTTTTAAAAAACGGCACGAATTTCTAATCTTTTGCGGCGTGCGGTTGAAAACGCCACTGAGAACACAGATCAAAACGCAACGTTTTGCCAATTCTGAAACAAATTTACGGCGTTTTTATATAAACGCCACCAGGAAAACGGAgtaaaacggcatcgtttttcATACTAATCcatatttgtggcatttttttactaaaatgccactaatgcataaacactaaaataaatttaatttctgtccttttttattaaccttaaacccttagaACCATAAACAGTAAGACACTAACTATAAAAAATGAAACCCTAAACCGTAAACCcgaaatctaaataataaacattaaccACTAACCTAAAACACTaaacattaaaccctaaactctaataTACCCTATAACAccctaaacttaatttaaaccataaatatatattataagttagaattaaaagtaattaaaagaatcGATATTGCTtgtttaaaccctaaaaaataacttttctttatattttttatcaaaatcccTAACCCTACTTAAACCCTAATACCAGTCTAACCCTTAAACCCATAATTAAACACTAAGACTTTGACTATAAAAACTAAACTCCAaacaataaactttaaaacactAAATATCCCAAACCCAATAtaacaaaccctaaaccttaacctACAATATAGCACTAAacattaaaccttaaactataaAATCCCTTAAACTATAGCCCCTTAAGcctcttaaaccctaaaccctaaaaatttttaatcaatattaagtACTGCTTCCATAATtctttataaacatatatgaccttttacattaatatatatctatatgtgtatatacatgtacatcaaTATCCACATGAAAtttttaggggtttagggttttaaagattatgtttttagggtttaagggttttGAGAAAGCAATATGGCCGACATCGATTTTAACAGCTTAAtggtaacttaaatgaaaacttctaattataattaatataaataaatcaattaaataacaaatagaaaaataattattttgcggcgcttgtcaataaacgccgctaaatcccccaAATGCTAAGTAAAACGACCGCGTTGGGCTTAGGTTATTGGCGGCGCTTaccaaaaacaccgctaaatccccgaataCTCAAAGAACGGTGTCGTTCGGCTTATGCttatttgcggcgcttccatacaaacgccgctaaagtacTGAACATTAGCGGCGTTACCCCAGAAACGCCGCTAGGCTACCGAATGCTccgaaaacggcgtcgtttgtcTTACTTTTCTTTGTGGCGAtttatcaaaaacgccgctaaatccttGATCTTTAACGGTGCTTAATagaaaatgccgctaaatcccAGCATGCCTGGAAAACGACGTTGTTGGGCCGAGGTTTTTGCAGCGCTTTATATAAATCGCCgctagaaacgccgctaaaagcctgttttggtgtagtgaatggGAAGATTGCAGTGGATAGCAATAATGAAGAGGCTAACATAGGAGAAGTGTGACCAAAGCTGTATATCACATTGTCaaggaaagaaaatgaggaGGATTTTATGGCAATAAACGGGTGTAAACCCCTTCAGAGGCCTAAAAGGAGAGCCAAGATTATCCAAAGGAGCTTACTCATAAGTAAACATTACTGTATTTGAAGCATACATGCAGacttcatatatatttttggtgtaaATTTGACATGTATTGGTGGGTTGTGGTGGAAGCTGGTGAGCCATGGGGTATGGTTAATTGATATGTGCCAAGAAAGATTTGAAGTTACGGAAAAGAAGAGTTCTAAGAAGGTAAAATATGATTTGGGTTATCTTCTTTTACATTTCCTATAatgcaataattttttatgctaTTATTCATGTTTCTGATGTGGGGTTTTGGCATGATGCGGAGACCAAAAGGATTGAAGGTCATGGGGAGTAATGTAAAGTGATTCGGATTGAAGATACATCAATGGCAGCAACAGggcccttttttttcttatattttttttgggaATATTTTTAGAGTTGATGTTAATGGGTTGGGGAGAAATATAGAAAAGTTAAAAACAGGGGTTTGCTTGCTGGGGTTTGTTTGGTGTATGgatgtttgatttttttcatatatataaaaatgagaataattattgtttttggatcaatatttgtaattttgacaACTATGATCCCATGAGattatgttatgatttttattaattcatattttaataataattatattaagaatgttattaaattatatattatcatttttattaaattgtttttgataataattatattaaaatatgattaaatttattattattttattaaattatatttaataataatcatgttaaaatttaataacaataacaataatcatctacctaaaaaaatcGCTAATAGTACTTTGGTCTTTTAAGcctttttccttatgctattacaaatCCAATGATTAGCTTTTCAGGAAATTTCCAAACGAACAATTTCAACgaaatctttcaatttcttattttactatgtTCAACTCTATGTATTCCTCTATCCGTAGAGTAAATTAAATGCACAGAAATGGCTATAGCGAGTTTACATTATTCAGATAATGACTACTCCGGGAGGAATGTTTTTATGCGGTGCTAACGATTTAATAACTATCTTTGTAGCTCcagaatatttcaatttatgcTCCTACCTATTATCTGGATATACCAAGAAAGATGTGCGGTCTAATGAGGCTACTACGAAATATTTACTCATGGGTGGGGCAAACTCTTCTATTCTGGTTCATGGTTTCTCTTGGCTATATGGTTTATCCGGGGGAGAGATCGAGCTTCAAGAAATAGTGAATGGTCTTATCAATACACAAATGTAAAATTCCCCAGGAATTTCAATTGCGCTTATATTCATCACTGTAGGAATTGGGTTCAAGCTTTCCCCAGCCCTTTCTCATCAATGGACTCCTGACGTATATGAAGGAGTGTAGTTCGTTCGATAAATTCCTATAGTGATCAATCAAGCTAACaattataattcataattacctttaatttttttaaacaatctcattataggttttgatcatatttgttctttttgacataatgcctagaactacccataactTCTCTCCGACCCATAAATATGTGGATAATGAGCTttagcgcactcgaacccacgtcctcctacatTAGCAACAATGCCCATATCAATTGAACTAGGACTCAATCAACTAattacctttaaattttaattacctaacaataactctataaataggccttatcaACTTTCAAAATGAAagttgaacttttttttttcttatagctttcattaagaaaaaagaaaaattgatattttttgaaaatgtaaaCTTTACTTtcttagattaattttaatttttaatttaaagatattttatttataaatattattattttgattgattCTAATAtcaactataatatttttaaaagtgatactaataatttaatttttaaattaataattattttaaaatattaaaattattaaaatttatatgaactaatttaataaattttaattattaaatacaaaaatttcgtGCTTTACATAACAAAGTTATGAAAAAGACTTAgttaaaacaaagttttttttttaatttttgaaaataaaaaaataaagtaaaatatattataaccgAGGCGAGGCCGCGAGGGTACAAAAAAAGTGGATTAAATGAAAGCAATGTAAAATGGGTCCAAATAGAAAAGAGGGTTGGTTAAAAAGTAGcgcaaaagaaaatataaagcCCAATGATTCTATTTCTAGGCTTCTATTGTCTGCCTCCGTTACTGATAGATAGCCGTGGAAATGGCGATGATTCAGTGGTGCGGCACTGTAGCAAGGAGAGTGGTGATGAAGCAGTGGCCTCCTCTATCATCGGCTTCGCCGATTGAAGTAATGGCGTCGCCGCGGGCCCCGACCCTTTGCGGCCGAGGTGACAAGAAGACGAAGAAAGGGAAGAGATTCAAAGGATCGTACGGGAACGCCAGACccaagaaggagaagaagattGAACGTATCAAAGACAAGGTCGAAGTTCCCAGGTCCACCCCTTGGCCTCTCCCCTTCAAGCTCATCtgattatttttcaatatctatgcgttttttctcttttgtaatAGCTGTAATaataaagctaaaatttttgtacaattCAGGGTTTTTGTTATTAGTAGCTTTGCTTTTATATTTGTTGGTTTAAGTTCTAGAAACAATTTTAAGTGTTTGAATGGTTGTTGCATAAGAACCAgagaaaaccctaattattataTGCAGCAATTATTAGTAGTTGTGGAAGCAGAGCCCCTAGGAAACTGTGAGTCTTTTTCAGATAAGCTGAATTAGGAGTTAGAGTGGTCTTGAGTAAGATACCATTCATGAGTTGAAAATTGGGAATTTAGGAGTGAGATGACGGTTCTTCATGGTAAAAGATTTATGGTTTTAGGAAGAACCAGATTTATGGATGTTTACTTGAATGCATGTCCCTGGTTTAATTCAAGGGCTTGGTTTTCATCTGCTGCAACATAAAGCATGGCCTCAGAAAACGTTTAGGTTAGGAGAGGCAATTCCGGTTGCCATAGGCCTCATAGATAGATCCCCCATCAAATGAGGTTGCTGCCCAGAGTACCGAAATTCTAGTGCAGACCCTAAACAGTCAAATAATGAACCTTTGAAGATATATCTCGTATCCAAAATTTTGGACGGTATGTCATATTTCATAATAGCTGTACTGgatataggttttttttttttaaagtttcatagttaATCTGATTTAGAATAAGAGAGGAGAGATCATTTACCTTTTGCTAAAAATCAACATTTGCAAACCCCTGCATTACTTTGTTGCCTGTGTTTCCcaaagttacatgtgagctaagGAACAAGCATCTGCCTCAGAGCTCAATGTTCAAGTGACTCAATTCTCCTTTAATCTCTGTAGAATGTCAAGtaaaaaacacttcaaaacCTGCATTAGCGCATGATGAAACCCAGTTTCATgtctttaatattttctatgGTGAAGGGTTCCAAGATTCGAAATACAAATAAATTGGTGGTGACCCTATTTGAAGTCATTAAGATTATATTGCCTGCTACCACCATTATCATTAGGCTTCCTTGCAATTTCTACGATAAAAATAACCCGAAAAACATGCAAATACACGACCTTGTCAAAAtccatttaacaaaaattattattgtaataaaaaattaaacacaatttgaatGTAATAATACAAACACAAATGAATTGCCAGGTCTAAATGCAGTAGCCAAGTAGACAAAAAGatgcatgtaaaattttgacaaaaatagtTTTCACAAGAAAGGATTCATGATCTTCCTACTTCAATCAATCTGAACAATTATCTAATAAAAAGAAACCCAAACACTTGCACATTGCAACAAGTGCAAAAGAAGCACCAACATGAATGTTATTCACGCTTCAGCTCATTTCCCTTTTGATCCTTCATTACATTCAAGGAACCTCTAGACCTGCGTCAACCGGAAATTAAAAAGGTTCAACATTAAAGAAGCAACCAAATGGGTAGACTGGGGGAAAGAGACTCTTCTAATCACTACCTAAATGATCGTGCATTGGATTGGAACCTTAGAGAAAACATCATTACAGATTAGGAGGAGACTTAACACGTAAAGTTATCATCGCCAAAAAACCCAATTTTGTGACAAACTAACACATTGTTCACTTCCAACCTGCTATGCAGGTGGAGAGCTCTCTTGGCAtaaaatgtattttcaattaaatccaagcTATTTTAGCAGCTAAACATTTTTAGAAAAGTGCAAGCCATCAGTAGCCAGTTATTTGAGAGTAGAGGCAAAACAAATAGTGAGTAAATTATATAACAGATGATGTGAATTCTATATAACAAAAGAATATGGCTAATCTTTATTTCTTTGGAAAGGAAAGGTGTATGTTTTAGTCGTTGTCTTCTCGACcataatcataatcataaaCAATCTCAATCTGCATCAAGAGTGAAAATTTAAAACTGGATAAAAAAGCAACAAACTTAATTGGAAAATTTCATAAAAGCATCTGACAATACCCAAAAAATATAGGTCAACTAAGCAAGAACATGGCACAGCATTTACTGGGAGGATGCAAGCACATTATGGGATAAAATCACTTCCCTGGTTTCCTTCACCCCACCTTTCTCTAGGAATATAGATAGTAATTGATCACAATAAAGATAAAATCtacttaaagaaagaaataatggTAAAAATGGATGGAAGTAGTAATACAAGACAAGCGAAAAGGCTTTCC
The nucleotide sequence above comes from Gossypium raimondii isolate GPD5lz chromosome 13, ASM2569854v1, whole genome shotgun sequence. Encoded proteins:
- the LOC105785370 gene encoding 30S ribosomal protein S31, mitochondrial — its product is MAMIQWCGTVARRVVMKQWPPLSSASPIEVMASPRAPTLCGRGDKKTKKGKRFKGSYGNARPKKEKKIERIKDKVEVPRSTPWPLPFKLI